The Oryza glaberrima chromosome 9, OglaRS2, whole genome shotgun sequence genome includes a window with the following:
- the LOC127783602 gene encoding uncharacterized protein LOC127783602 has product MPPSPPMATTERRRRCGQRQRRDKHKRGSSMKVAGAGDGAAAVMTTVEDVPDHLLEVILLRLDSSVSLLRAAAACTRWRRVVADAGFLRSFRSLHGARHVVGRYHTVDPCFGSPPSAGGSSVVFVPSSPLVIGVDSRFFSLDFLPDYDDGASWSWELVDSRGGLLLFSKKRKSTSRWAAMADARGFSFPDLVVCEPLTRRYQGIASPVCFRRHPCLGVFLLDGDAADADDTGSGGIGMSNFRVVAALHDRTWQHDRAVPLACVFTSGSDGGWRVLQSAAASAVDLPERFDFINFAGRAGGCLYWGIDGEDGAMLVLDEATMRFSIDMFPETIRASYDKWTFRVIDGGDDGDALRVVRVMRNDLKVFAQLAGSGEWVVERLVSLPEATRELPGRRETYFRQEAKIVAANAAYVLLTPQEKKRWLFSVELETGKVERRHERNRYAGAAYSYELPWPPALLACADYGGGRRRRR; this is encoded by the coding sequence ATGCCACCATCCCCTCCCATGGCGacgacggagcggcggcggcggtgcggccaACGTCAGCGCAGGGACAAGCACAAGAGGGGCTCGTCGATGAAGGTGGCCGGGGCCGGGGACGGAGCAGCGGCGGTGATGACGACCGTCGAGGACGTCCCCGACCACCTCCTCGAGGTCATCCTCCTGCGGCTGGACTCCTccgtctccctcctccgcgcggcggccgcgtgcACGCGGTGGCGCCGCGTCGTCGCGGACGCCGGCTTCCTCCGATCCTTCCGCTCGCTCCACGGAGCACGCCACGTCGTCGGGCGGTACCACACCGTCGATCCTTGCTTCGGGTCGCCACCGTCGGCAGGTGGCAGCTCTGTTGTCTTtgtgccgtcgtcgccgctggtGATCGGCGTGGACAGCCGCTTCTTCTCCCTCGACTTCCTCCCGGACTACGACGACGGCGCCTCATGGTCATGGGAGCTTGTGGACAGTCGCGggggcctcctcctcttctccaagAAGAGAAAATCCACCAGCAGGTGGGCTGCAATGGCGGACGCCCGCGGCTTCAGCTTCCCCGACCTCGTCGTCTGCGAGCCGCTGACACGGCGATACCAGGGGATCGCCTCTCCGGTATGCTTCAGAAGACACCCATGCCTCGGAGTCTTCCtgctcgacggcgacgcggccgacgccgacgacacaGGAAGCGGCGGCATCGGCATGTCCAATTTCAGAGTCGTCGCCGCTCTCCACGACCGCACATGGCAGCACGACCGTGCCGTGCCATTGGCGTGCGTGTTCACCTCAGGAAGCGACGGCGGGTGGCGCGTACTGCAGAGCGCCGCAGCCTCCGCCGTCGACCTGCCGGAACGATTCGATTTCATCAACTTCGCAGGCCGTGCCGGCGGCTGCCTCTACTGGGGAATCGACGGCGAAGACGGCGCCATGCTCGTCCTCGACGAGGCCACCATGCGATTCTCGATCGACATGTTCCCGGAGACCATTCGGGCGTCGTACGACAAATGGACCTTCCGGgtcatcgacggcggcgacgacggcgacgctctCCGCGTCGTCCGCGTGATGCGCAACGACCTCAAGGTGTTCGCGCagctcgccggcagcggcgagtGGGTGGTGGAGAGGCTCGTGAGCCTGCCGGAGGCCACACGAGAGCTGCCGGGGCGCAGGGAGACGTACTTCCGGCAAGAAGCCAAGATCGTGGCGGCGAACGCGGCGTACGTCCTCCTGACGCCGcaggagaagaagaggtggcTCTTCTCCGTGGAGCTCGAGACGGGGAAGGTGGAGCGCCGCCATGAGAGGAACAGGTACGCCGGAGCAGCTTACTCGTACGAGCTGCCTTGGCCGCCGGCGTTGCTGGCTTGTGCGGATTACGGTGGTGGGAGACGGCGACGCCGTTGA
- the LOC127785271 gene encoding uncharacterized protein LOC127785271 gives MARGRRRRRRQRRKRASTKQLTAAATVQDVPDHVLEMILLRVDSSACLVRAAASCRRWRRVVADAAFLHSFRTLHGAHRVAGAYHTVDPAYGRPLPGGNFVFVPSTPLAAGDSCCFALDFLPYGGRDSWELLDCRRDLLLLSKKRPRFGGVATSRRFTDLVVCEPLTRRYQVIRCPANLKFFMCLGVFLLDDDAATGVGHAGGVSNFRVIAVLFDHHRWLDYRGMPMSMMFSSSGSGGDGTWQMVQWETIDDVDLPHWIEHITFVGRANGRIYWGLENEDGATLVLDESTTEFSITMFPENIWAPYDKYTFRVIGDGDDGALRVVRVINNDLKVFTQLAGAGEWVLEKTVSLPEATRGQPGHEEGLFFQHGEAMIVAASAAYVLVMPREKAWMFSVELDTMEVEREHDRNWYPGPAYQYESLPWPPALQVCTDG, from the coding sequence AtggcgagggggaggcggcggcgccgtcgccagcGCAGGAAGAGGGCGTCGACGAAGCagctcacggcggcggcgaccgtgcAGGACGTCCCCGACCACGTCCTCGAGATGATCCTCCTCCGCGTCGACTCCTCGGCCTGCCTCGtccgcgccgcggcgtcgtgcaggcggtggcgccgcgTCGTCGCGGACGCCGCCTTCCTCCACTCCTTCCGCACGCTCCACGGCGCGCACCGCGTCGCCGGGGCGTACCACACCGTCGACCCCGCCTACGGGCGCCCGCTGCCCGGCGGCAACTTCGTCTTCGTCCCGtccacgccgctcgccgccggcgacagctGTTGCTTCGCCCTCGACTTCCTCCCTTACGGCGGCCGCGACTCATGGGAGCTGCTCGACTGCCGccgcgatctcctcctcctctccaagaAGAGACCACGATTCGGCGGCGTGGCAACGTCCCGTCGATTCACCGATCTCGTCGTCTGCGAGCCATTGACGCGACGGTACCAGGTGATCCGTTGTCCGGCCAACCTAAAGTTCTTCATGTGCCTCGGGGTCTTCttgctcgacgacgacgccgcgacCGGCGtcggccacgccggcggcgtgtCGAATTTCAGGGTCATCGCCGTGCTCTTCGATCACCACAGGTGGCTCGACTACCGTGGCATGCCAATGTCCATGAtgttctcctcctccggctccggcggcgacggcacatGGCAGATGGTGCAATGGGAGACCATCGACGACGTCGATCTACCTCATTGGATCGAACACATCACCTTCGTAGGGCGCGCCAATGGCCGCATCTACTGGGGACTCGAGAACGAAGACGGCGCCACGCTCGTCCTCGACGAGAGCACCACCGAATTCTCCATCACGATGTTCCCGGAGAACATCTGGGCGCCCTATGACAAGTACACCTTCCGTgtcatcggcgacggcgacgacggtgctCTGCGTGTCGTCCGCGTGATAAACAACGATCTCAAGGTCTTCAcgcagctcgccggcgccggcgagtggGTGCTGGAGAAGACGGTGAGCTTGCCGGAGGCGACACGTGGGCAGCCGGGGCACGAGGAGGGACTCTTCTTCCAGCACGGCGAGGCGATGATCgtcgcggcgagcgcggcgtacGTCCTCGTGATGCCGCGGGAGAAGGCGTGGATGTTCTCCGTCGAGCTGGACACGATGGAGGTGGAACGCGAACACGACAGGAATTGGTATCCCGGGCCGGCTTATCAGTACGAGTCGTTGCCATGGCCACCCGCATTGCAGGTTTGCACTGATGGATAA